Proteins found in one Melospiza georgiana isolate bMelGeo1 chromosome 1, bMelGeo1.pri, whole genome shotgun sequence genomic segment:
- the LOC131080583 gene encoding uncharacterized protein LOC131080583 gives MCMCVPAHPALFSHALPALLPLAIEPAPRTSRLLLSRRLRASPGLPPPRCTAASFGSDYLPPHRPFPFPAPTRARWRAPGQPEQPRARSAPRRERPVGSGSRGGAERRGGAAGRPEGGSEPCAAPGLTLRSGGRRGAGPARVPPVLPPACPPNSACSAPNHSQVSPPGRGARLSLEGTHRGPS, from the coding sequence ATGTGCATGTGCGTGCCTGCGCACCCAGCGCTGTTCTCCCACGCCTTACCGGCTCTCCTTCCGCTGGCAATCGAGCCGGCCCCTCGCACATCCCGGTTGCTGCTGAGCAGAAGGCTCCGCGCCTCGCCCGGACTTCCTCCCCCTCGCTGCACCGCAGCTTCTTTCGGGAGCGATTATCTGCCTCCCCATCGCCCCTTCCCCTTTCCCGCCCCGACACGGGCCCGCTGGCGCGCCCCGGGACAGCCGGAGCAGCCGCGGGCTCGCAGCGCCCCCCGGCGTGAGCGCCCCGTGGGCAGCGGGAGCCGCGGGGGCGCCgagcggcgcggcggggctgcgggccggccCGAGGGAGGGAGCGAGCCCTGCGCGGCTCCGGGGCTGACCCTGCGGAGCGGCGGGAGGCGCggggccggccctgcccgcgTCCCGCCCGTGCTGCCGCCGGCGTGTCCTCCAAACTCAGCGTGTTCTGCTCCAAATCACAGCCAGGTCTCTCCCCCTGGACGAGGCGCCCGGCTTTCCCTCGAGGGGACGCATCGCGGCCCTTCTTAG